Proteins co-encoded in one Populus trichocarpa isolate Nisqually-1 chromosome 10, P.trichocarpa_v4.1, whole genome shotgun sequence genomic window:
- the LOC7477196 gene encoding pto-interacting protein 1 isoform X2, whose product MTSCFGCCKDDDIHKASKTGPFVPNHTSNNTAANRVKEPVSNNVQTVNIQPIAVPAISVDELKEMTGYFSTGAVIGEGSSGRVYYAVLKSGQAAAIKKLDSSKQSDQEFLAQVSMVSRLKHAHVLELVGYCVDGPLRVLAYEHASQGSLHDILHGKKGAKGTEPGPPLSWAQRVKIAVGAARGLEYLHEKAGRHIIHNLDIKSSNVLVFDDEVAKIADFDLSNQASDMAARLYSTRVLGNFGYHAPEYTMTGQLSTKSNIYSFGVILLELLTGRKPVDHTLPRGQQSLVTWATPKLSEDKVKQCIDPKLDGKFHHRAAAKFSAVAALCVQYEADFRPNMSIVVTALQPLLKYQSVPDPVKH is encoded by the exons ATGACGAGTTGCTTCGGCTGTTGCAAGGATGATGATATCCATAAAGCATCCAAAACTGGACCTTTTGTGCCAAACCACACATCAA ACAATACTGCTGCTAATCGCGTGAAGGAGCCTGTATCAAATAATGTGCAGACTGTAAACATTCAACCTATAGCTGTCCCTGCCATTTCAGTGGATGAACTCAAGGAAATGACTGGTTATTTTAGTACTGGTGCTGTAATTGGCGAGGGTTCTTCTGGAAGAGTTTACTATGCTGTTCTGAAAAGTGGTCAAGCAGCAGCTATCAAAAAGCTGGATTCAAGCAAGCAATCAGACCAAGAATTTCTAGCGCAG GTCTCTATGGTCTCAAGATTAAAACATGCACATGTTCTTGAGCTCGTTGGTTACTGCGTTGATGGCCCTCTCCGTGTCCTTGCATATGAACATGCTTCTCAAGGATCCCTTCATGATATTCTACATG GAAAGAAAGGTGCTAAAGGAACAGAGCCAGGTCCTCCTCTATCATGGGCACAAAGAGTGAAAATTGCAGTTGGAGCAGCAAGAGGACTGGAATATCTCCATGAAAAGGCAGGGCGTCATATTATCCACAACCTTGACATTAAATCAAGCAATGTGCTAGTTTTTGATGATGAAGTTGCTAAGATTGCTGATTTCGATTTGTCAAATCAAGCCTCTGACATGGCTGCACGTCTTTATTCCACTCGTGTTCTTGGAAACTTCGGTTATCATGCTCCAGA GTATACAATGACTGGACAGCTTAGTACAAAGAGTAATATTTACAGCTTTGGCGTCATCCTGCTGGAACTCTTAACTGGCCGTAAACCTGTTGATCATACACTACCACGAGGACAGCAGAGCCTTGTGACATGG GCCACACCGAAGCTGAGTGAAGATAAGGTGAAGCAATGCATTGATCCTAAATTAGATGGGAAATTCCATCATAGAGCAGCTGCTAAG TTTTCTGCTGTTGCTGCCTTATGTGTGCAATACGAAGCTGATTTTCGACCCAATATGAGCATAGTAGTGACAGCTCTTCAGCCTCTTCTGAAATATCAATCTGTTCCCGACCCAGTGAAACACTAA
- the LOC7477196 gene encoding pto-interacting protein 1 isoform X1 produces MTSCFGCCKDDDIHKASKTGPFVPNHTSTVSYADNTAANRVKEPVSNNVQTVNIQPIAVPAISVDELKEMTGYFSTGAVIGEGSSGRVYYAVLKSGQAAAIKKLDSSKQSDQEFLAQVSMVSRLKHAHVLELVGYCVDGPLRVLAYEHASQGSLHDILHGKKGAKGTEPGPPLSWAQRVKIAVGAARGLEYLHEKAGRHIIHNLDIKSSNVLVFDDEVAKIADFDLSNQASDMAARLYSTRVLGNFGYHAPEYTMTGQLSTKSNIYSFGVILLELLTGRKPVDHTLPRGQQSLVTWATPKLSEDKVKQCIDPKLDGKFHHRAAAKFSAVAALCVQYEADFRPNMSIVVTALQPLLKYQSVPDPVKH; encoded by the exons ATGACGAGTTGCTTCGGCTGTTGCAAGGATGATGATATCCATAAAGCATCCAAAACTGGACCTTTTGTGCCAAACCACACATCAA CTGTTTCGTATGCAGACAATACTGCTGCTAATCGCGTGAAGGAGCCTGTATCAAATAATGTGCAGACTGTAAACATTCAACCTATAGCTGTCCCTGCCATTTCAGTGGATGAACTCAAGGAAATGACTGGTTATTTTAGTACTGGTGCTGTAATTGGCGAGGGTTCTTCTGGAAGAGTTTACTATGCTGTTCTGAAAAGTGGTCAAGCAGCAGCTATCAAAAAGCTGGATTCAAGCAAGCAATCAGACCAAGAATTTCTAGCGCAG GTCTCTATGGTCTCAAGATTAAAACATGCACATGTTCTTGAGCTCGTTGGTTACTGCGTTGATGGCCCTCTCCGTGTCCTTGCATATGAACATGCTTCTCAAGGATCCCTTCATGATATTCTACATG GAAAGAAAGGTGCTAAAGGAACAGAGCCAGGTCCTCCTCTATCATGGGCACAAAGAGTGAAAATTGCAGTTGGAGCAGCAAGAGGACTGGAATATCTCCATGAAAAGGCAGGGCGTCATATTATCCACAACCTTGACATTAAATCAAGCAATGTGCTAGTTTTTGATGATGAAGTTGCTAAGATTGCTGATTTCGATTTGTCAAATCAAGCCTCTGACATGGCTGCACGTCTTTATTCCACTCGTGTTCTTGGAAACTTCGGTTATCATGCTCCAGA GTATACAATGACTGGACAGCTTAGTACAAAGAGTAATATTTACAGCTTTGGCGTCATCCTGCTGGAACTCTTAACTGGCCGTAAACCTGTTGATCATACACTACCACGAGGACAGCAGAGCCTTGTGACATGG GCCACACCGAAGCTGAGTGAAGATAAGGTGAAGCAATGCATTGATCCTAAATTAGATGGGAAATTCCATCATAGAGCAGCTGCTAAG TTTTCTGCTGTTGCTGCCTTATGTGTGCAATACGAAGCTGATTTTCGACCCAATATGAGCATAGTAGTGACAGCTCTTCAGCCTCTTCTGAAATATCAATCTGTTCCCGACCCAGTGAAACACTAA
- the LOC7477196 gene encoding receptor-like cytoplasmic kinase 1 isoform X3, whose translation MTGYFSTGAVIGEGSSGRVYYAVLKSGQAAAIKKLDSSKQSDQEFLAQVSMVSRLKHAHVLELVGYCVDGPLRVLAYEHASQGSLHDILHGKKGAKGTEPGPPLSWAQRVKIAVGAARGLEYLHEKAGRHIIHNLDIKSSNVLVFDDEVAKIADFDLSNQASDMAARLYSTRVLGNFGYHAPEYTMTGQLSTKSNIYSFGVILLELLTGRKPVDHTLPRGQQSLVTWATPKLSEDKVKQCIDPKLDGKFHHRAAAKFSAVAALCVQYEADFRPNMSIVVTALQPLLKYQSVPDPVKH comes from the exons ATGACTGGTTATTTTAGTACTGGTGCTGTAATTGGCGAGGGTTCTTCTGGAAGAGTTTACTATGCTGTTCTGAAAAGTGGTCAAGCAGCAGCTATCAAAAAGCTGGATTCAAGCAAGCAATCAGACCAAGAATTTCTAGCGCAG GTCTCTATGGTCTCAAGATTAAAACATGCACATGTTCTTGAGCTCGTTGGTTACTGCGTTGATGGCCCTCTCCGTGTCCTTGCATATGAACATGCTTCTCAAGGATCCCTTCATGATATTCTACATG GAAAGAAAGGTGCTAAAGGAACAGAGCCAGGTCCTCCTCTATCATGGGCACAAAGAGTGAAAATTGCAGTTGGAGCAGCAAGAGGACTGGAATATCTCCATGAAAAGGCAGGGCGTCATATTATCCACAACCTTGACATTAAATCAAGCAATGTGCTAGTTTTTGATGATGAAGTTGCTAAGATTGCTGATTTCGATTTGTCAAATCAAGCCTCTGACATGGCTGCACGTCTTTATTCCACTCGTGTTCTTGGAAACTTCGGTTATCATGCTCCAGA GTATACAATGACTGGACAGCTTAGTACAAAGAGTAATATTTACAGCTTTGGCGTCATCCTGCTGGAACTCTTAACTGGCCGTAAACCTGTTGATCATACACTACCACGAGGACAGCAGAGCCTTGTGACATGG GCCACACCGAAGCTGAGTGAAGATAAGGTGAAGCAATGCATTGATCCTAAATTAGATGGGAAATTCCATCATAGAGCAGCTGCTAAG TTTTCTGCTGTTGCTGCCTTATGTGTGCAATACGAAGCTGATTTTCGACCCAATATGAGCATAGTAGTGACAGCTCTTCAGCCTCTTCTGAAATATCAATCTGTTCCCGACCCAGTGAAACACTAA
- the LOC7496480 gene encoding probable receptor-like protein kinase At5g18500 codes for MASDLKNSLTKEYVGMELWVIIVVCLGLVCVFVLVVSLWLSFRKKSRRENNMPPVSYMPKVSEEIKEIGVDQNSANNDGFPSLHDKFGDKEEADKVLIQLENGDDSSQSGSFNHVEKVGVGSQSGEEGGTKVASVHRPSSHPLTAPSPLSGLPEFSQLGWGHWFTLRDLQVATNRFSKDNIIGDGGYGVVYQGHMINGTPVAVKKLLNNPGQADKDFRVEVEAIGHVRHKNLVRLLGYCMEGTQRMLVYEYVNNGNLEQWLRGGMRQHGYLTWEARMKILLGTAKALAYLHEAIEPKVVHRDIKSSNILIDDNFDAKISDFGLAKLLGAGKSHITTRVMGTFGYVAPEYANSGLLNEKSDVYSFGVVLLEAITGRDPVDYDRPENEVNLVEWLKMMVAGRRSEEVVDPMIENRPATSALKRALLTALRCVDPDAEKRPKMSQVVRMLESEEYPIPRQDRRRWRSHAGEGETA; via the exons ATGGCTTCTGATCTTAAGAATAGCCTAACCAAGGAATACGTTGGCATGGAGTTGTGGGTGATAATTGTCGTCTGTCTGGGACTGGTTTGTGTATTTGTCCTGGTTGTTTCACTGTGGCTATCGTTTAGAAAGAAATCGAGAAGAGAAAATAACATGCCTCCTGTTAGCTATATGCCTAAAGTTTCAGAGGAGATTAAAGAGATTGGTGTTGATCAAAATTCAGCAAATAATGATGGTTTCCCCAGCCTTCATGACAAGTTCGGTGATAAAGAAGAAGCAGATAAAGTATTGATCCAACTAGAAAATGGTGATGATAGCAGCCAATCAGGCTCCTTTAATCATGTCGAGAAAGTAGGTGTTGGGTCTCAATCAGGAGAAGAGGGGGGCACCAAGGTAGCTTCTGTCCACAGGCCTTCTTCACATCCTTTGACCGCACCTTCACCTCTGTCTGGCCTGCCTGAATTTTCACAGTTGGGATGGGGGCATTGGTTTACCCTCAGAGATCTGCAAGTTGCAACAAACCGATTTTCCAAGGATAACATTATTGGCGATGGTGGATATGGAGTTGTCTATCAGGGTCATATGATTAATGGGACTCCTGTGGCTGTTAAGAAGCTCCTTAACAATCC AGGACAAGCTGATAAAGATTTTAGAGTTGAAGTGGAGGCTATTGGTCATGTACGTCATAAAAACCTTGTTCGACTTCTGGGGTATTGCATGGAAGGAACCCAGAG GATGTTGGTATATGAGTATGTCAACAACGGCAATTTAGAGCAATGGCTCCGTGGAGGTATGCGTCAACATGGATATCTTACGTGGGAGGCTCGCATGAAAATTCTCCTTGGCACTGCTAAGGC GCTGGCTTACTTGCATGAGGCCATTGAGCCAAAAGTGGTGCATCGAGACATAAAATCAAGCAACATATTGATCGATGACAACTTCGATGCTAAGATATCTGATTTTGGTCTGGCCAAATTGCTGGGTGCTGGGAAAAGTCATATTACTACTAGAGTAATGGGTACCTTTGG TTATGTTGCTCCGGAATATGCCAACTCTGGCCTTTTGAATGAGAAAAGTGATGTTTATAGCTTTGGGGTCGTGCTTTTGGAAGCAATTACAGGGAGAGATCCAGTGGATTATGATCGCCCTGAGAATGAG GTAAATCTGGTGgaatggttgaaaatgatggTTGCAGGAAGGCGCTCAGAAGAGGTGGTAGACCCCATGATAGAGAATAGACCAGCAACAAGTGCCCTTAAACGGGCTCTTCTAACTGCTTTAAGATGTGTTGATCCAGATGCTGAAAAAAGACCAAAGATGAGTCAAGTAGTTCGCATGCTTGAATCAGAGGAGTATCCTATACCTAGACAG GATCGGAGGCGCTGGAGAAGCCATGCAGGGGAGGGTGAGACAGCCTAA
- the LOC7477197 gene encoding probable sugar phosphate/phosphate translocator At3g17430, whose product MMMVNKPLVLTYLYLLIYVLLSSGVILYNKWVLSPKYFNFPFPITLTMIHMGFSGAVAFFLIRVFKVVSPVKMTLEIYITCVVPISAFFAASLWFGNTAYLYISVAFIQMLKALMPVATFIMAVMCGTDKGRCDVFSNMLLVSVGVVISSYGEIHFNGVGTLYQVTGIFAEALRLVLTQVLLQKKGLTLNPITSLYYIAPCSFVFLCAPWYVLEKPGMEVSQIQFNFWIFFSNALCALALNFSIFLVIGRTGAVTIRVAGVLKDWILIALSTVIFPESTITGLNIIGYAIALCGVVMYNYLKVKDVRASQLPESIPDRMTKDWKLEKKSSDIFTPKNSSDNTGGGGGGNMNSSSDTNVDEEAPLISSRLSHVGRTQLSK is encoded by the exons ATGATGATGGTGAATAAGCCGCTTGTATTGACTTATCTCTACCTTTTGATCTACGTTTTGCTTTCGTCTGGAGTCATTCTGTACAACAAG TGGGTGCTCTCAccaaaatatttcaactttCCATTTCCCATAACACTTACGATGATTCATATGGGGTTTTCAGGAGCTGTAGCCTTTTTCCTTATTCGTGTATTTAAG GTTGTGTCTCCAGTCAAAATGACTTTGGAAAT ATACATAACCTGTGTTGTGCCAATAAGTGCCTTCTTTGCAGCAAGTCTTTG GTTCGGTAACACTGCTTACTTGTACATCTCAGTGGCCTTCATTCAGATGCTCAAAGCCCTAA TGCCAGTGGCAACTTTTATCATGGCTGTTATGTGTGGTACTGACAAAGGAAGGTGTGAcgtgttctcaaacatgttgcTCGTCAGTGTTGGAGTTGTCATCTCGTCATATGGGGAAATTCATTTTAATGGAGTTGGCACACTTTACCAGGTCACAGGCATCTTTGCAGAAGCTCTTAGGCTGGTTTTAACTCAGGTTCTTTTACAGAAGAAGGGCTTGACTCTAAATCCTATCACCAGCTTATATTACATTGCTCCATGCAG ttttgtttttctgtgcGCGCCTTGGTATGTACTGGAGAAGCCTGGGATGGAAGTTTCACAGATTCAGTTCAACTTTTGGATCTTCTTTTCCAATGCTCTCTGTGCCTTAGCCTTGAACTTCTCCATATTCTTGGTAATTGGTAGAACTGGGGCAGTCACCATCAGAGTTGCTGGTGTGCTAAAAGACTGGATACTTATAGCCCTTTCTACTGTTATATTCCCAGAGTCTACAATAACCGGGCTTAATATCATTGGCTATGCAATTG CACTTTGTGGTGTTGTCATGTACAACTACTTGAAAGTTAAGGATGTTCGTGCATCTCAACTGCCTGAAAGTATTCCAGATAGAATGACAAAG GATTGGAAATTGGAGAAGAAGTCATCTGATATATTCACACCTAAAAACAGCAGTGATAACACCGGAGGAGGTGGTGGGGGGAATATGAATTCATCCTCGGATACGAATGTCGATGAAGAAGCACctctaatttcatcaagattatcACATGTTGGTCGCACGCAGCTTAGCAAGTAG
- the LOC7477198 gene encoding novel plant SNARE 13 has protein sequence MASELQMSPQLEQIHGEIKDNFRALSNGFQRLNNIKDSNRQSKQLEELTGRMKECKRLIKEFDREIKVEESKNPPEVNKQLNDEKQSMIKELNSYVQLRKTYMNSLDNKRVELFDMGAGASEPMAEENVRMASAMSNQELVDAGMKTMNETDQAIERSKQVVEQTIEVGTQTAGTLKGQTEQMGRIVNELDTIQFSIKKASQLVKEIGRQVATDKCIMLFLLLIVCGVIAIIIVKIVNPSNKDIRDIPGLAPPAPSRRLL, from the exons ATGGCGAGCGAATTGCAGATGAGTCCGCAATTGGAGCAGATCCATGGTGAAATCAAAGACAACTTTCGAGCTCTCTC AAATGGCTTCCAGAGGCTAAACAATATTAAAGATTCTAATAGACAAAGTAAACAGCTGGAGGAACTTACTGGGAGGATGAAGGAGTGTAAACG GTTGATTAAAGAGTTTGACCGTGAAATTAAAGTTGAGGAGAGCAAAAATCCTCCTGAAGTAAATAAGCAACTCAATGATGAGAAGCAATCCATG ATAAAAGAGCTGAACTCCTATGTCCAACTGAGGAAAAC GTATATGAATAGCCTTGATAACAAAAGAGTTGAACTCTTTGACATGGGAGCTGGAGCAAGTGAACCTATGGCTGAAGAAAATGTTCGAATGGCATCAG CTATGTCAAATCAAGAACTTGTTGATGCTGGGATGAAGACAATGAATGAGACTGATCAGGCCATTGAACGCTCTAAACAG GTTGTTGAACAAACAATTGAAGTGGGAACTCAAACTGCTGGTACCTTAAAAGGCCAA ACTGAACAAATGGGACGCATTGTTAATGAGCTGGATACTATTCAGTTCTCTATTAAGAAGGCCTCACAGCTAGTGAAGGAGATTGGGAGGCAG gttGCTACTGATAAGTGCATAATGCTATTTCTACTTCTTATTGTCTGCGGTGTAATAGCCATAATCATTGTGAAG ATTGTCAACCCTAGCAACAAAGATATCAGGGACATTCCTGGACTGGCTCCACCAGCCCCCTCAAGGAGGCTGTTATAA